A single Anopheles funestus chromosome 2RL, idAnoFuneDA-416_04, whole genome shotgun sequence DNA region contains:
- the LOC125764421 gene encoding probable sodium/potassium/calcium exchanger CG1090 — MAIGMAGRRHTRRGRYWHMGIVFLVYSSFHAYSASIGGGSEEKGGYDLGNLDLSNITPNPAFFATSASSSGETSGESDTTAPDEAGPTEETKPAPGRAHHGHPTWRPKRENCTPPAIEQFPQPLMGPNVRKHGGLIIHVLVAIFTFLGLAIVCDDYFVSSLDRICEELKLSPDVAGATFMAAGSSAPELATVIIGVFFAKDDIGISGVIGSAVFNIMFVISVCALCSGTVLQLNWWPLVRDCAFYTISILVMLIVIFNDVISWIESLIMLLFYVVYCVALHFNTPLEKWAHSWNLPIKLPTKEEQSALVTYKNLPETTYTQGQQPGQEQPAQQQPPPDQPPAVDQGYAAYMDPNASWDPNAAWGEPTPAVTNSAVANVNDAWNSGSGQQNYAYEDQYGQESQKPPQQQQQQQVVQQTAVPAPAPGEDYYKPKEPRPQDSHNPLEKPVDGGILAQVSWAIVYPIHYTARLTMPDCKTEKYKNWYPFTFLISMIWISFYSYFMVWMITIIGSTLGIPDTVMGLTFVAAGVSVPDALSSIAVIKEGYGDMAVSNAVGSNVFDILICLGLPWFIQTAIIKPGSHVNVISKGLTYSTLSLLSTVLFLLFATHLNGWKLDKRLGIVLMFWYLLFITVASLYELNFFGQLNPPECPSVY, encoded by the exons ATGGCCATCGGTATGGCAGGACGGCGGCACACCCGGCGTGGTCGCTATTGGCACATGGGCATCGTATTCCTGGTGTATTCCAGCTTCCACGCGTACTCGGCCTCGATCGGCGGTGGTAGTGAAGAGAAGGGAGGTTACGATCTGGGCAATCTCGATTTGTCCAACATAACGCCGAATCCGGCCTTCTTCGCTACCTCCGCATCATCCTCGGGGGAAACATCCGGAGAAAGTGATACGACCGCACCAGATGAAGCAGGTCCGACGGAGGAAACGAAACCGGCACCCGGTCGGGCACACCACGGCCATCCAACGTGGAGACCGAAGCGCGAAAACTGTACACCACCGGCGATCGAGCAGTTCCCGCAACCACTGATGGGACCGAACGTGAGGAAACATGGCGGTCTGATCATACACGTGCTGGTGGCCATTTTTACCTTCCTCGGGCTGGCAATCGTGTGTGACGATTACTTTGTGTCGAGTCTGGACAGAATATGCGAAG AATTAAAACTCTCCCCTGATGTTGCGGGAGCTACGTTTATGGCTGCTGGAAGCTCTGCACCCGAGTTGGCAACCGTCATTATTGGGGTATTCTTCGCCAAAGATGACATCGGCATCAGTGGTGTGATTGGATCTGCCGTTTTCAACATCATGTTCGTGATATCAGTCTGTGCACTCTGTTCCGGCACCGTTCTCCAACTAAACTGGTGGCCGCTGGTACGAGATTGTGCGTTCTACACCATTTCCATACTCGTGATGTTAATCGTTATCTTCAACGATGTTATCTCGTGGATCGAGTCATTGATCATGCTGCTCTTCTATGTCGTATACTGTGTCGCACTGCACTTTAACACCCCGCTTGAGAAATGGGCCCACTCCTGGAACTTGCCCATCAAGCTACCAACGAAGGAGGAACAGTCGGCCCTGGTCACCTACAAGAATCTACCCGAAACGACCTACACACAGGGTCAGCAGCCAGGGCAAGAGCAACCAGCGCAACAGCAACCACCACCCGATCAACCGCCGGCCGTCGATCAGGGCTACGCAGCGTACATGGATCCTAATGCTAGCTGGGATCCTAATGCGGCTTGGGGTGAACCAACGCCTGCAGTGACAAACTCGGCTGTAGCAAACGTTAACGACGCGTGGAATAGTGGCAGCGGTCAGCAGAATTACGCCTACGAAGATCAATACGGGCAGGAGAGTCAGAAGccgccgcagcagcagcagcaacagcaggtcGTTCAGCAAACTGCCGTACCGGCACCTGCACCAGGTGAAGATTACTACAAACCAAAGGAACCACGGCCACAAGATTCGCACAACCCGCTCGAGAAACCCGTCGACGGAGGCATACTGGCGCAGGTGTCGTGGGCGATCGTGTACCCGATCCACTATACCGCACGGCTAACCATGCCGGACTGTAAAACGGAGAAGTATAAAAATTGGTATCCCTTCACCTTCCTCATCTCGATGATCTGGATCTCGTTCTACTCGTACTTCATGGTGTGGATGATAACGATCATCGGTTCGACCCTCGGCATCCCTGATACCGTCATGGGACTAACGTTCGTGGCAGCGGGTGTATCCGTCCCGGATGCGCTTAGTTCCATTGCGGTGATCAAGGAGGGGTACGGCGACATGGCTGTCTCCAACGCCGTTGGGTCGAACGTGTTCGATATACTCATCTGCCTCGGACTGCCGTGGTTCATCCAGACTGCGATCATCAAGCCGGGCTCGCACGTTAACGTCATTTCCAAGGGGCTCACCTACTCGACGCTTTCGTTGCTCTCGACGGTACTGTTTTTGCTGTTCGCGACGCATCTCAACGGCTGGAAGCTGGACAAGCGTCTCGGCATCGTGCTGATGTTCTGGTACCTGCTCTTCATCACCGTCGCTTCCCTGTACGAGCTGAACTTCTTCGGTCAGCTCAATCCTCCCGAGTGTCCGA gtgTCTACTAA
- the LOC125764426 gene encoding sideroflexin-1-3 has product MAIELPRVNLDEPRYDQSTYLNRAKHFLIVTNPLNVFATEEQLDRAARIVRDYRAGKPVPDVSSVDELWSAKYLYDSAFHPDTGEKMLLVGRMSAQVPMNMTITGCMMTFYKSTPAVIFWQWFNQSFNAVVNYTNRSGASPISQEQLLTSYCMATGGALVTALSLNRLVRNAPPLVGRLVPLAAVAAANCINIPLMRIQEIKNGVTLLDKDGNELGQSVRAAKEGISAVTFSRILMAMPGMVFTPVLMNTLEKRGFLRRFPWANAPIQTLFCGLCLTFATPLCCALFSQKASINVASLEEDMREKLRKERPELDVVYYNKGL; this is encoded by the exons ATGGCAATCGAACTACCTCGCGTTAATCTAGACGAGCCGCGCTACGACCAAAGTACCTACCTTAATCGTGCCAAGCATTTCCTTATCGTGACCAATCCATTGAATGTGTTCGCCACCGAGGAGCAGCTAGACCGGGCCGCCCGAATTGTGCGCGACTATCG CGCCGGTAAACCCGTCCCAGATGTCAGCAGTGTCGATGAGCTATGGAGCGCCAAATACCTGTACGACAGTGCGTTCCACCCGGATACGGGGGAGAAGATGTTGCTCGTCGGCCGCATGTCGGCACAGGTCCCCATGAACATGACCATCACTGGATGCATGATGACGTTCTACAAGTCGACGCCCGCCGTCATTTTCTGGCAGTGGTTCAACCAGTCTTTCAATGCCGTGGTCAACTACACGAACCGTTCCGGTGCGTCACCCATCAGCCAGGAGCAGCTGCTGACTTCATACTGCATGGCAACAGGTGGCGCCCTGGTGACTGCACTTTCGCTTAATCGGCTCGTACGG AACGCTCCCCCGCTTGTCGGACGCCTTGTGCCGCTTGCCGCTGTCGCCGCAGCCAATTGCATTAACATTCCGCTAATGCGCATACA AGAAATCAAAAACGGCGTAACTCTGCTGGATAAGGATGGCAATGAACTGGGCCAATCGGTACGGGCAGCAAAGGAAGGAATATCTGCCGTCACTTTCAGCCGTATCCTGATGGCAATGCCTGGAATGG TCTTCACACCGGTGCTGATGAATACGTTGGAAAAACGAGGCTTCCTGCGACGATTCCCATGGGCGAATGCACCGATACAGACGCTGTTCTGCGGTTTATGTCTCACTTTCGCGACGCCACTTTGCTGTGCGCTGTTCAGCCAGAAGGCTTCGATCAATGTGGCCAGCCTCGAGGAAGATATGCGCGAGAAGCTACGCAAAGAGCGTCCCGAGCTTGATGTCGTATACTACAACAAGGGGCTGTAA
- the LOC125764424 gene encoding ran-binding protein 3 isoform X2 — protein MLNEEQESSQSNSSNGSSSVVQPSSFQLKSSVLRQSTFGGASFLGGGGSSSSNSISSSPSLAGSVGGGASLGNSFNLKPSVLKPSQLTFGGIGGIKEGNGAADKNGNDSGGIASTNPFLKTQFSEDEPSEADAKANSAESSKSAIEKDGDSSTNSNNIDPLAKLKSASLPKSNLFANVKKSALSEASCGFVFGQNVHERVTGENLNNASGNNLPTTGFSFATSVAVTGGETGSGGTVNATSAVSNATGTTPGKEGSDSSDGSSREPKDCESLEEAARRYEESRGALKRKYEEVETITGEEDERNVVEINCKLFAFAKSNWEERGHGTLRLNDKDNNESRVVFRQSGNLRVLINTKVWAGMVAQQPSQKSLRLTAIDSSGQIKVFLVMSRPDVITKLHKELSKRIETAKQTAEMEAAKENKDDNKTVIPVDPSCIDDAEADDGSTIPVPVDMENLVPNAETDEPSLKKRSSITAPPSS, from the exons ATGTTGAACGAGGAACAAGAATCATCTCAATCCAACAGTAGCAATGGCTCGAGTAGTGTGGTGCAGCCGTCCAGTTTCCAGCTGAAATCAAGCGTCCTTAGACAGTCTACCTTCGGTGGAGCTTCGTTTCTTGGTGGAGGTGGATCTTCATCGAGCAATAGCATATCATCGTCACCGTCACTTGCCGGTTCTGTCGGTGGCGGTGCAAGCTTGGGAAATAGCTTTAACTTGAAACCAAGCGTGCTAAAACCATCACAGCTTACATTTGGAGGAATCGGAGGAATCAAAGAAGGCAATGGTGCGGCAGACAAAAATGGTAACGACTCGGGTGGTATCGCTTCCACAAACCCTTTCCTGAAGACGCAGTTCAGCGAAGATGAACCATCGGAGGCAGATGCCAAAGCCAATTCGGCCGAAAGTAGCAAATCGGCTATTGAAAAGGACGGCGACAGTAGTACGAACAGCAACAATATCGATCCGTTGGCAAAGTTAAAGAGTGCCTCCCTGCCAAAATCGAATCTGTTCGCAAACGTTAAAAAATCGGCGCTCAGTGAAGCTTCCTGCGGTTTCGTTTTCGGTCAGAATGTACATGAACGCGTGACGGGTGAGAATCTGAATAACGCCAGCGGCAATAATCTACCGACCACTGGCTTTTCATTCGCTACCAGCGTGGCAGTAACTGGAGGCGAAACTGGTTCCGGCGGTACGGTTAATGCAACCAGTGCAGTATCGAACGCAACTGGAACCACGCCCGGCAAGGAAGGATCAGATTCGTCCGATGGCAGCAGCAGGGAGCCAAAGGATTGCGAAAGCCTGGAAGAAGCGGCCCGTCGGTATGAAGAGAGCCGGGGAGCTTTAAAGCGCAAATATGAAGAGGTGGAAACAATCACTGGCGAGGAAGATGAACGGAATGTGGTGGAAATTAACTGCAAGCTGTTCGCATTTGCAAAGTCAAACTGGGAAGAGCGTGGGCACGGCACGCTGAGACTTAACGACAAAGACAACAATGAATCTCGTGTTGTGTTTCGGCAGTCCGGAAATCTACGTGTTTTGATCAACACAAAG GTATGGGCCGGAATGGTGGCACAACAACCGAGTCAAAAAAGTCTGCGTCTAACAGCTATTGACAGCAGTGGACAGATAAAAGTATTTCTTGTGATG TCCCGCCCAGATGTGATTACGAAACTCCACAAAGAACTTTCGAAGCGCATCGAAACGGCAAAACAAACGGCCGAGATGGAAGCAGCGAAGGAAAACAAGGACGATAATAAAACTGTCATTCCTGTCGATCCCTCCTGCATAGATGACGCGGAAGCGGACGATGGTTCCACAATACCTGTGCCGGTGGATATGGAAAATTTAGTTCCCAATGCAGAAACGGATGAACCGAGTTTGAAGAAACGGTCTAGCATAACGGCACCGCCCTCCTCTTAA
- the LOC125764424 gene encoding ran-binding protein 3 isoform X1, which translates to MANVEREDNMLNEEQESSQSNSSNGSSSVVQPSSFQLKSSVLRQSTFGGASFLGGGGSSSSNSISSSPSLAGSVGGGASLGNSFNLKPSVLKPSQLTFGGIGGIKEGNGAADKNGNDSGGIASTNPFLKTQFSEDEPSEADAKANSAESSKSAIEKDGDSSTNSNNIDPLAKLKSASLPKSNLFANVKKSALSEASCGFVFGQNVHERVTGENLNNASGNNLPTTGFSFATSVAVTGGETGSGGTVNATSAVSNATGTTPGKEGSDSSDGSSREPKDCESLEEAARRYEESRGALKRKYEEVETITGEEDERNVVEINCKLFAFAKSNWEERGHGTLRLNDKDNNESRVVFRQSGNLRVLINTKVWAGMVAQQPSQKSLRLTAIDSSGQIKVFLVMSRPDVITKLHKELSKRIETAKQTAEMEAAKENKDDNKTVIPVDPSCIDDAEADDGSTIPVPVDMENLVPNAETDEPSLKKRSSITAPPSS; encoded by the exons ATGGCGAATGTGGAAA GAGAAGACAACATGTTGAACGAGGAACAAGAATCATCTCAATCCAACAGTAGCAATGGCTCGAGTAGTGTGGTGCAGCCGTCCAGTTTCCAGCTGAAATCAAGCGTCCTTAGACAGTCTACCTTCGGTGGAGCTTCGTTTCTTGGTGGAGGTGGATCTTCATCGAGCAATAGCATATCATCGTCACCGTCACTTGCCGGTTCTGTCGGTGGCGGTGCAAGCTTGGGAAATAGCTTTAACTTGAAACCAAGCGTGCTAAAACCATCACAGCTTACATTTGGAGGAATCGGAGGAATCAAAGAAGGCAATGGTGCGGCAGACAAAAATGGTAACGACTCGGGTGGTATCGCTTCCACAAACCCTTTCCTGAAGACGCAGTTCAGCGAAGATGAACCATCGGAGGCAGATGCCAAAGCCAATTCGGCCGAAAGTAGCAAATCGGCTATTGAAAAGGACGGCGACAGTAGTACGAACAGCAACAATATCGATCCGTTGGCAAAGTTAAAGAGTGCCTCCCTGCCAAAATCGAATCTGTTCGCAAACGTTAAAAAATCGGCGCTCAGTGAAGCTTCCTGCGGTTTCGTTTTCGGTCAGAATGTACATGAACGCGTGACGGGTGAGAATCTGAATAACGCCAGCGGCAATAATCTACCGACCACTGGCTTTTCATTCGCTACCAGCGTGGCAGTAACTGGAGGCGAAACTGGTTCCGGCGGTACGGTTAATGCAACCAGTGCAGTATCGAACGCAACTGGAACCACGCCCGGCAAGGAAGGATCAGATTCGTCCGATGGCAGCAGCAGGGAGCCAAAGGATTGCGAAAGCCTGGAAGAAGCGGCCCGTCGGTATGAAGAGAGCCGGGGAGCTTTAAAGCGCAAATATGAAGAGGTGGAAACAATCACTGGCGAGGAAGATGAACGGAATGTGGTGGAAATTAACTGCAAGCTGTTCGCATTTGCAAAGTCAAACTGGGAAGAGCGTGGGCACGGCACGCTGAGACTTAACGACAAAGACAACAATGAATCTCGTGTTGTGTTTCGGCAGTCCGGAAATCTACGTGTTTTGATCAACACAAAG GTATGGGCCGGAATGGTGGCACAACAACCGAGTCAAAAAAGTCTGCGTCTAACAGCTATTGACAGCAGTGGACAGATAAAAGTATTTCTTGTGATG TCCCGCCCAGATGTGATTACGAAACTCCACAAAGAACTTTCGAAGCGCATCGAAACGGCAAAACAAACGGCCGAGATGGAAGCAGCGAAGGAAAACAAGGACGATAATAAAACTGTCATTCCTGTCGATCCCTCCTGCATAGATGACGCGGAAGCGGACGATGGTTCCACAATACCTGTGCCGGTGGATATGGAAAATTTAGTTCCCAATGCAGAAACGGATGAACCGAGTTTGAAGAAACGGTCTAGCATAACGGCACCGCCCTCCTCTTAA
- the LOC125764422 gene encoding puff-specific protein Bx42, with the protein MSSTSIPVGFLSVKTTFSFSHQHKKAQRRKSSSSCAFFYCFYRCLLACRGLQLVCEKGIATGMSLSTVLPAPSNPVWDRDDERKMKTPSMGALVSAKVAAPPYGQRKGWIPRTDADFGDGGAFPEIHVAQYPLGMGAPGNASKKSNALAVQLDQTGKVKYDAIARQGHSKDKIVYSNINQLLPAEVLAEDSEELQLPDQETINEITENTRKALEKLTNQKIVSAMPVRAAEKQAPAQYIRYTPSQQGDAFNSGAKQRIIRMVEAQVDPMEPPRFRINKKIPRGPPSPPAPVLHSPTRKVTVKEQKEWKVPPCISNWKNAKGYTIPLDKRLAADGRGLQQVHINEKFAKMAEALYIADRKAREAVEARAQLEKKLAQKEKEKKEDMLRQMAQRARDERAGIRHPDAANESTAGGSTTTDLRERDEIRAERHRERARDRNLARAAPEKRSKLQRERERDISEQIALGMPAKTNLAGESQFDQRLFNTSKGMDSGYGDDEAYNVYDKPWRESGTLGQHLYRPSKAIDNDAYGADLDKIVNTNRFVPDKEFSGTDRSGQTVRQGPVQFEKEEDPFGLDQFLSMAKKAPKRKEDSSAGASGSGSSSRDKDRKKRRD; encoded by the exons ATGTCATCAACGTCAATTCCAGTTGGATTTCTATCTGTCAAGacgacattttctttttcacatcAACACAAAAAGGCCCAGCGTCGTAAAAGCAGCAGTAGCTGTGcatttttctattgtttttatcGGTGTTTGTTGGCTTGTCGTGGATTACAGCTTGTATGCGAAAAAGGTATCGCTACAGGCATGTCGCTGTCTACTGTGTTACCCGCCCCATCGAATCCCGTCTGGGATCGGGACGATGAGCGCAAAATGAAGACACCGTCAATGGGCGCACTGGTAAGTGCCAAGGTTGCAGCTCCACCATACGGGCAGCGTAAGGGCTGGATACCCCGCACTGATGCTGATTTCGGCGATGGAGGTGCCTTTCCGGAGATTCACGTAGCTCAGTACCCGTTAG GTATGGGTGCTCCCGGAAATGCATCCAAAAAATCGAATGCCCTCGCGGTGCAGTTAGACCAAACAGGAAAGGTGAAGTATGATGCGATCGCTCGGCAGGGTCATTCGAAGGATAAGATTGTGTACTCtaatataaatcaattacTTCCGGCTGAAGTATTGGCGGAAGACTCGGAAGAACTGCAATTGCCCGACCAGGAGACCATTAACGAGATAACCGAAAACACCCGCAAAGCGTTGGAAAAGTTGACCAACCAAAAGATCGTATCGGCTATGCCGGTGAGAGCCGCCGAAAAGCAAGCCCCAGCACAGTACATTCGCTACACGCCCTCTCAGCAGGGCGATGCTTTCAATTCTGGAGCAAAGCAGCGCATCATTCGCATGGTGGAAGCTCAAGTTGATCCGATGGAACCTCCTCGTTTTCGAATCAACAAAAAGATTCCCCGGGGGCCACCATCACCGCCGGCACCGGTACTTCACTCTCCCACAAGGAAAGTCACCGTCAAGGAGCAAAAGGAATGGAAAGTGCCACCTTGCATATCAAACTGGAAGAACGCGAAGGGTTATACCATTCCGCTGGACAAACGTTTGGCTGCTGATGGACGTGGACTGCAACAGGTGCACATTAATGAAAAGTTTGCCAAAATGGCTGAAGCGCTCTACATAGCCGATCGTAAAGCACGTGAGGCGGTGGAGGCTCGAGCACAACTCGAGAAGAAATTggcacaaaaggaaaaagagaagaaggaagACATGCTTCGTCAGATGGCACAGAGGGCGCGTGACGAGCGAGCAGGCATTCGTCATCCAGACGCTGCTAACGAGAGTACCGCAGGAGGATCGACAACAACTGATCTGCGTGAGCGAGATGAGATTCGTGCTGAAAGACATCGGGAACGGGCTCGTGATCGCAACCTAGCACGAGCTGCACCCGAGAAACGTTCCAAATTGCAGCGAGAACGGGAACGAGATATATCGGAACAGATTGCGTTGGGAATGCCCGCCAAAACTAATCTGGCAGGCGAATCGCAATTCGATCAGCGTCTGTTTAATACCTCCAAAGGTATGGATTCTGGATATGGAGATGACGAAGCTTATAACGTTTACGATAAACCTTGGCGCGAATCAGGCACTCTTGGTCAGCATTTGTATCGGCCAAGCAAAGCAATCGATAACGATGCATACGGTGCAGATCTGGACAAGATCGTAAACACCAACAGGTTCGTTCCAGATAAGGAGTTCAGTGGCACAGATCGCAGTGGCCAAACTGTCCGCCAGGGTCCGGTACAGTTCGAAAAGGAGGAAGATCCATTTGGTTTGGATCAATTCTTGTCGATGGCCAAGAAAGCACCGAAACGGAAAGAAGATTCATCTGCAGGAGCTAGTGGCAGTGGCAGCAGTAGCAGAGACAAGGACCGTAAGAAACGTAGAGATTAG
- the LOC125764423 gene encoding TBC1 domain family member 22B has product MSSSRASASTAGGTTTSADGSTASSFWRNNSRTIPGRPTTVTNRVGSGRPIGSSSSAGSSSFQDYQDSVSDAWDLGDDEFCIISGVVDTRISKRASQTAALNVIKTHKSGTAGSGLKQPNSIRPDTPESSSAATGVGTGRIEQQQSDKGSHVTAVLRIENLDIQTQQQQQQQQQQQQQQQQQQSNDGMSYVNDHRLRQRFHAYPGRPQLLKLSSNVASKDVECESKYEKFSNILEAPLLNLIALKELSWSGVPRRMRAVTWRLLSGYLPTSLERRQTVLERKRVDYRKLVQQYFDADCRDESQQDTYRQIHIDVPRMNPHVALFQQKLVQEMFERILFIWAIRHPASGYVQGINDLVTPFFIVFLQEAVGADKDLEQCQLSDLSIDQRDIIESDSFWCLSKFLDCIQDNYIFAQLGIQAKVNQLKELIQRIDGTLHRHLQMHGVDYLQFSFRWMNNLLTRELPLYCTIRLWDTYLAESDGFAVFQLYVCAAFLLHWREQLLQEKDFQGLMLLLQNLPTHNWMDSHIGVLVAEAFRLKFTYADAPKHLEAKS; this is encoded by the exons ATGAGTAGCAGTCGCGCCAGTGCTAGTACTGCCGGTGGTACTACTACTTCGGCTGATGGTTCGACTGCCTCCTCTTTTTGGCGCAACAACAGCCGTACGATTCCCGGTCGTCCGACAACGGTCACTAATCGCGTAGGCAGTGGACGACCGATCGGATCTAGTTCGTCCGCTGGAAGCTCATCCTTTCAGGATTATCAGGACTCTGTCAGCGATGCGTGGGATTTGGGCGACGATGAATTTTGCATCATTTCCGGCGTAGTGGACACGCGCATATCAAAACGAGCTTCACAGACAGCCGCGCTAAATGTGATTAAAACCCACAAAAGTGGTACTGCTGGCAGTGGTCTCAAACAGCCGAATTCCATCCGCCCGGATACACCAGAATCAAGCAGTGCAGCAACAGGCGTAGGAACTGGTCGAATAGAGCAACAGCAAAGTGACAAAGGTTCGCACGTAACGGCAGTACTGCGAATAGAGAATTTAGATATTCAAactcaacaacagcagcagcagcagcagcagcagcaacaacaacaacaacaacaacagtccaATGATGGAATGAGCTACGTGAACGATCATCG CCTCCGCCAACGGTTTCATGCATACCCGGGACGACCTCAGTTGTTAAAACTCTCCTCAAATGTGGCCTCCAAGGACGTGGAGTGTGAATCAAAGTACGAAAAGTTTAGTAACATTCTTGAGGCACCACTACTGAACCTGATCGCCCTGAAAGAGCTTAGCTGGTCGGGCGTGCCACGTCGAATGCGTGCCGTTACATGGCGGCTTCTCTCCGGTTATCTTCCGACCAGCTTAGAGCGCCGTCAAACGGTACTGGAACGGAAGCGTGTCGACTATCGGAAGCTGGTACAGCAGTATTTCGATGCGGACTGTCGAGATGAAAGCCAACAGGATACGTACCGCCAAATTCACATTGACGTACCACGAATGAACCCACATGTGGCGCTGTTTCAGCAGAAGCTGGTGCAGGAAATGTTTGAGCGAATACTGTTTATCTGGGCCATTCGACATCCGGCGTCGGGGTATGTGCAGGGTATCAACGATCTCGTAACACCGTTTTTTATCGTCTTTCTTCAGGAAGCTGTTGGAGCGG ATAAAGACCTGGAACAGTGCCAACTGAGTGACCTCAGCATCGACCAGCGGGACATCATCGAATCGGATTCGTTTTGGTGTCTGTCCAAATTTCTCGATTGCATTCAggataattatatttttgcaCAGCTCGGTATACAGGCAAAGGTTAATCAGCTGAAGGAACTGATACAGCGAATCGATG GGACGCTACACCGACATCTCCAAATGCACGGTGTTGACTATTTGCAATTTTCCTTCCGATGGATGAACAATCTCCTCACACGCGAACTGCCACTCTACTGCACCATTCGGTTGTGGGACACCTATTTGGCCGAGTCGGACGGTTTTGCCGTATTTCAACTTTACGTTTGTGCTGcctttttgctacattggagAGAACAGTTGCTTCAGGAGAAAGATTTCCAG GGACtcatgctgttgctgcaaaaCCTGCCAACACACAACTGGATGGATTCGCATATCGGAGTGTTAGTGGCGGAAGCGTTTCGCCTTAAGTTCACCTATGCCGATGCCCCAAAGCACCTCGAAGCCAAAAGTTGA